Genomic segment of Helicobacter sp. 12S02232-10:
GTCCAGTTTAAAATCGGATAGGTTGCACAAAGCGTTTTTTTTGATTTTTCTCCAATATCAACTTTTGCAATACCAAAACCCAACGGGGTTTTGTAAGCAGAAGATTTTTGATAATTATCGACGAAAGTCTTAAATTTGTCTGTCATTTTTATTTCTCCCAAAGAATATCAAGTGTTTTGTAATGTTATTTATAGTGTTATTTGTTTGAATATTCAATAAAATATGATTGCATATGCTTCATTTTATTTAAAATATGGCTTAAACAGATTGATATGATTTTGATATAAAACTTATAAATAAGTCAGTCGCAACCACATCGGTATAGTCAATGCGCTGGCAAATATTCCAAATGCCACAGAGCTTACAGCTATTTTGTTGTTCAATCCTGCCCTCATAATCACAGCTGCTGAGCTAATTAATGGAGGCATTGCTGATTCTAAGAGTGCCATTCTCCAAGTATCATTTATTGCAACTCCGCTTAATTTGATGAATAAGAATACTAAAGCAGGGACGATAAGCATTCCCCAAGATAAGACGAAAAAAGTGTTTTTCCACTCAGTCTTAATATCCCCAATGCTGATTTGAACACCTATAGCAAATAAGGCTACTGGTGTTGCACAAGCTCCAAGTTGCCTGATGGGAATAAAAATCCATTCTTCGATTGAAAAAGGCATAAATTTAAAAACCAACCCTACAATCAAAGCCAAGAAAAGCGGATTTTGAGATAATCTCATTGTGATTGCTCTAATACTGAAAACTCCCTTGCCTCCCAAACTCATAATCAAGGGTGTAAGCGTTGCCAATGGGATGGCTGTACATATTTGGTCGTATAAAATCGCTTTATTTGCATATTCTTGACCCAATGCACCTTGTACTAGGGGAACGCCCAAAAACAGAGTATTTCCCAAAGTAGTCAAAAATGCCATTGCAATCGTAGTATTCTTGTCTCTTTTTAGTATTCTTTTGGCAAAAAAATACATTGCGCCCCCACCAATCAGAGAACAACTTAATGCTATCAACATAATAAGGATCAGCTTGACATCAAGTTCAACGTGATAAATACCTGTAAAGATTTGTGCAGGCAGGGCAAAATTGAGCAAAAATCCCAAAAGAATCCCGCTTTGTTTATTGCCAACCATACGCATCGTTTTTGCAAAATAGCCCAATCCGATAAACGCAAAGACCCCATACAAAGCTAATAGCATTTTAAAACCTTTTAAAAAATTTAAAAGTGGATTGTATTCCTCTAAAGCTTTTTAAATCTTAAAAAATCTTTATAAATAAAATATTAAAATTTTTCATATCGTTTTATTCTTGTGTTTGGCGTTCAAGTGCAAGTTGTTCGACTTCTTTGATGAAGACTTCCAATATTTTATCTTCAGGTAATTTACATAAAATTTCGCCGTTTTTAATGATAAGCCCATCGTGATTGCCAAAGGCAATGGCAATATCGGCGTGCTTAGCTTCTCCGATTGCATTAACGGCACATCCCATCACGCTGACGTTTAGGGGTGTTTTGATATGAGAAAGTCTTTTTTCTACT
This window contains:
- a CDS encoding AEC family transporter encodes the protein MLLALYGVFAFIGLGYFAKTMRMVGNKQSGILLGFLLNFALPAQIFTGIYHVELDVKLILIMLIALSCSLIGGGAMYFFAKRILKRDKNTTIAMAFLTTLGNTLFLGVPLVQGALGQEYANKAILYDQICTAIPLATLTPLIMSLGGKGVFSIRAITMRLSQNPLFLALIVGLVFKFMPFSIEEWIFIPIRQLGACATPVALFAIGVQISIGDIKTEWKNTFFVLSWGMLIVPALVFLFIKLSGVAINDTWRMALLESAMPPLISSAAVIMRAGLNNKIAVSSVAFGIFASALTIPMWLRLTYL